One stretch of Anolis carolinensis isolate JA03-04 chromosome 3, rAnoCar3.1.pri, whole genome shotgun sequence DNA includes these proteins:
- the nhs gene encoding actin remodeling regulator NHS isoform X5: protein MVLGCCLLKNPAVSNLDAESKLSVYFRAPWHQQRNVFLPSTRPACVEELHHHAKQNLRALRKEQRNRGESREQKTQSQISVVAPPFPSFPVTYNQKHKEAKDRHLLKFYSTRSPSPTECCHMTPWSRKSHHPEEDDADVMLGQRPKNPVHNIPSTLDKQTNWSKALPLPTPEEKMKQDAQVISSCIIPINVTGVGFDREASIRCSLVHSQSVLQRRRKLRRRKTISGIPRRVQQEIDSDESPVARERNVIVHANPDFSNNVNRRSGTRDSECQTEEILIAAPSRRRIRAQRGQSVVASLSHSAGNILVLTDNGDAMFTTSVSNRVRSRSLPREGARANEVDHHNTGAKVSAYEAEHFLTSQERISAKSKDAINNPCLQEHHPIGLKCSQHLHSPDHNSNERGRSRLSRMVDSGSCDISSNSDTFGSPIHSISTAGVLLSSHMDQKDDHQSSSGNWSGSSSTCPSQTSETIPPAASPPLTGSSHCDSELSLNIVPSANEDSNIFITEHYTDQIDKIRGHRASSFTSTVADLLDDPNNSNTSDSEWNYLHHHHDTSCRQDFSPERPKTDSLGCPSFTSMATYDSFIEKTPSEKADTSSHFSVDTEGYYTSMHFDCGLKGTKSYICNYAAVGSESGQNASVASSFTNCTWQDYVNHRRHGKQSISLKKPKAKPAPPKRSSSLRKPDSSTDLPEKKEPKISSGQQHMPHTSREMKLPLEFANTPSRTENANLPSKQELPWDNQDESGLKELSYDTMDIPSFKDEGAEQSHYADLWLLNDLKSNDPYRSLSNSSTATGTTVIECIKSPESSESQTSQSGSRATTPSLPSVENEFKLASPEKLAGLASPSSGYSSQSETPTSSFPTAFFSGPLSPGGSKRKPKVPERKSSLQQTSKDGSFSLNKDLELPVIPPTHLDLSALHNVLIKPYAHRHQLHAFNNNKPNVVEEALNSNSSPALAITPSVLKSVHLRAINKPEDTKHKDNTDFLHIQAKSSMVTSISSGRIKPHGSKKQISRQYSMEEAIVSYINPSPVQITAEQLQAEDDLTLSEKNTYQKTLTSVDMGAPATKYITDQTHSVHDFLVGSTLNKTSSSCAERFPQGMGGLSSNSDRKRTTFGSEKDKRLDPVQKLQQALPAHCEKKFEPLNEGTFPSNSSSRGADISYQLKHQLSLSQCDDKVPGNISYEPEISTVDSLSDRYTEQENYTMSGIPTKSASDDKDRRAAELQGTPEEDIFKEFSPSDDSIISPLSEDSQAESEDAFVSPNKPRTTEDLFAVIHRSKRKVLGRKDSGETSSRNKSRASSSTSSVSPASSTPPAASVPPPPPSVASPVCSQRSPGLIYRNAKKSNTSNEEFKLLLLKKGSRSDSSYRMSATEILKSPVSPKSPGELLGDTLQNTDEFSQASSGVEAFTPLSPCPPRINPEGGSSKNFPTSASSRVGRSRAPPAASSSRYSVRCRLYNTPMQAISEGETENSDGSPHDDRSSQSST, encoded by the exons TTTTACAGCACCCGCTCGCCCTCCCCCACCGAGTGTTGCCACATGACCCCGTGGAGTAGAAAG TCCCACCATCCAGAGGAAGACGACGCAGATGTCATGTTAGGGCAGAGACCGAAAAATCCAGTACATAATATCCCTTCTACACTGGATAAGCAAACCAACTGGAGCAAAGCACTTCCTCTCCCAACTCCAGAGGAGAAAATGAAACAAGATGCCCAAGTGATTTCCTCTTGCATTATCCCCATCAATGTCACTG GAGTTGGTTTTGACAGAGAGGCTAGTATACGCTGCTCTCTTGTTCACTCACAATCCGTGCTACAGCGGAGACGGAAATtgagaaggaggaaaaccatctcTGGCATCCCCAGAAGAGTCCAACAAGAAATAG ATTCTGACGAATCACCAGTAGCAAGAGAACGGAATGTGATTGTGCATGCAAATCCAGACTTCTCTAATAACGTCAACAGGAGATCAGGTACCAGGGATTCTGAGTGCCAAACAGAAGAAATCCTCATTGCTGCCCCATCCCGGAGAAGAATCCGAGCTCAGAGGGGTCAAAGTGTTGTAGCCTCCCTCTCTCATTCTGCTGGCAACATATTGGTGCTCACAGACAATGGTGATGCCATGTTTACAACATCAGTAAGCAACCGCGTACGATCAAGGAGTCTCCCTCGTGAAGGTGCTAGAGCCAATGAAGTGGACCACCACAACACTGGTGCCAAAGTGTCAGCATATGAAGCAGAACACTTTTTAACAAGCCAAGAAAGAATATCTGCAAAGAGTAAAGATGCCATAAATAATCCGTGTTTGCAAGAACACCATCCCATAGGTTTAAAGTGTTCTCAGCATCTTCACAGTCCAGATCACAACTCCAATGAGAGGGGGAGATCAAGGTTATCAAGGATGGTCGATTCCGGAAGCTGTGATATCTCATCAAACTCTGACACCTTTGGAAGTCCCATTCACTCCATCTCTACTGCCGGGGTTCTTCTCAGCAGTCACATGGACCAGAAAGATGACCATCAATCATCTAGTGGGAATTGGAGTGGGAGCAGTTCAACATGTCCTTCCCAGACATCAGAAACTATTCCTCCTGCTGCTTCTCCCCCACTGACTGGTTCTTCACACTGTGATTCAGAATTATCGCTTAACATTGTTCCCAGTGCCAATGAGGACTCAAATATCTTCATAACAGAACACTATACTGATCAGATAGATAAGATTAGAGGTCACAGGGCAAGTTCTTTCACTTCCACTGTAGCAGATCTACTGGATGACCCTAATAATAGCAACACAAGTGACAGCGAATGGAATTActtgcatcatcatcatgataCATCCTGTCGTCAAGATTTCAGTCCTGAACGTCCCAAGACAGACAGCCTGGGATGTCCAAGCTTTACAAGCATGGCCACTTATGATAGTTTTATAGAGAAGACCCCGTCTGAAAAAGCAGACACTAGCTCACACTTTTCTGTTGACACTGAAGGCTACTATACCTCCATGCACTTTGACTGTGGTCTCAAGGGAACTAAAAGTTATATTTGTAACTATGCAGCTGTGGGCTCCGAGAGTGGCCAGAATGCAAGTGTTGCCTCTAGTTTTACTAACTGCACCTGGCAGGATTATGTCAATCACAGGAGGCACGGAAAACAGAGCATCTCTCTTAAGAAACCAAAGGCAAAGCCAGCCCCACCAAAACGCAGTTCATCTTTAAGGAAACCTGACAGCAGCacagatcttcctgagaagaaagAACCAAAGATAAGCAGTGGGCAGCAGCACATGCCTCATACTTCCAGGGAAATGAAGCTGCCCCTTGAGTTTGCAAATACAccttcaagaacagaaaatgctaATTTACCAAGCAAACAGGAGCTCCCTTGGGATAATCAGGATGAGAGTGGATTAAAAGAACTTTCATATGACACCATGGACATCCCAtcctttaaagatgaaggtgctGAACAATCTCACTATGCAGATCTCTGGCTTCTAAATGACTTGAAATCTAATGATCCTTATAGGTCTTTATCCAATTCTAGCACTGCTACAGGTACTACGGTCATAGAATGCATAAAGTCGCCTGAAAGTTCAGAATCGCAAACATCGCAGTCTGGATCGCGAGCCAccactccttccctcccttctgttGAGAATGAGTTTAAGTTGGCTTCCCCAGAAAAGCTGGCTGGTTTAGCTTCTCCTTCAAGTGGTTATTCCAGTCAGTCTGAAACACCAACATCATCCTTTCCTACAGCTTTCTTTTCTGGACCCCTATCCCCAGGGGGAAGTAAAAGGAAGCCAAAAGTTCCAGAAAGGAAATCCTCCTTACAACAGACTTCTAAAGATGGCAGCTTCTCTCTAAATAAAGATCTTGAACTTCCAGTTATACCTCCAACCCATCTTGACCTAAGTGCTCTTCACAACGTCCTGATTAAACCCTATGCTCACAGACATCAACTACATGCTTTTAATAACAACAAACCGAACGTGGTAGAAGAAGCACTGAACTCTAATTCTTCACCGGCCCTTGCTATTACGCCTTCAGTCCTGAAGTCTGTACATCTTCGAGCAATCAATAAGCCTGAAGACACAAAACACAAAGATAACACGGACTTCCTCCACATTCAAGCAAAATCTTCAATGGTGACTTCAATTTCTTCAGGTAGAATAAAACCACATGGAAGTAAGAAACAAATATCACGCCAGTATTCCATGGAAGAGGCCATAGTGTCCTATATTAATCCTTCTCCAGTGCAGATAACCGCAGAACAACTGCAGGCAGAAGATGATTTGACTTTAAGTGAAAAGAATACCTACCAAAAGACTCTAACCTCAGTAGATATGGGTGCTCCAGCAACTAAATATATAACAGACCAAACACATTCGGTTCATGACTTTTTAGTAGGGAGTACTTTAAATAAAACCTCCAGCAGTTGTGCTGAACGGTTTCCACAGGGCATGGGAGGACTATCCAGCAATTCTGACAGGAAGAGAACTACTTTTGGATCAGAAAAAGATAAGAGACTTGACCCTGTGCAGAAGCTTCAGCAAGCACTACCTGCACACTGTGAAAAAAAGTTTGAACCCCTCAATGAAGGTACGTTCCCGTCTAACTCCTCATCTCGGGGAGCAGACATCAGTTATCAGCTAAAGCATCAGCTCAGCCTAAGCCAATGTGATGACAAAGTGCCTGGGAATATCAGCTATGAACCGGAGATCTCAACTGTAGATTCACTCAGTGACAGATATACTGAACAAGAAAACTATACTATGTCAGGTATTCCAACCAAAAGTGCCTCAGATGACAAAGACAGGAGAGCAGCTGAGCTACAAGGGACTCCAGAAGAAGACATCTTCAAAG AATTTTCTCCAAGCGATGATTCCATAATCTCACCCTTAAGTGAAGATTCCCAAGCTGAATCAGAAGATGCTTTTGTGTCTCCAAATAAACCCCGAACAACAGAGGACCTATTTGCAGTCATTCACCG GTCAAAAAGGAAAGTACTTGGAAGAAAGGATTCTGGAGAGACTTCTTCCAGGAACAAATCGAGAGCTTCATCTAGTACTAGCAGTGTGTCTCCTGCCAGCAGCACACCCCCTGCAGCTagtgttcctcctcctcctccgagtgTTGCAAGCCCAGTGTGCAGCCAGAGATCACCTGGACTTATTTACAGGAATGCCAAAAAGTCCAATACATCAAATGAAGAATTCAAACTGCTGCTCCTGAAAAAGGGCAGCCGGTCTGATTCTAGCTATCGGATGTCAGCGACCGAAATACTGAAGAGTCCAGTTTCACCCAAATCGCCTGGAGAATTACTTGGAGATACTTTACAAAACACTGATGAGTTTTCCCAAGCCTCGTCAGGTGTCGAGGCATTCACTCCTCTCTCTCCTTGCCCCCCAAGAATAAATCCAGAAGGGGGTTCCTCCAAAAACTTTCCTACATCAGCATCATCACGGGTAGGACGGTCAAGGGCACCTCCTGCAGCCAGCAGTAGCCGATACAGCGTTCGCTGCAGATTGTACAACACCCCGATGCAAGCCATTTCGGAAGGAGAGACGGAGAATTCTGATGGGAGCCCTCACGACGATCGATCCTCTCAGAGCTCTACATAG
- the nhs gene encoding actin remodeling regulator NHS isoform X4: MGTSQDELQHYSRRRHAAVSNLDAESKLSVYFRAPWHQQRNVFLPSTRPACVEELHHHAKQNLRALRKEQRNRGESREQKTQSQISVVAPPFPSFPVTYNQKHKEAKDRHLLKFYSTRSPSPTECCHMTPWSRKSHHPEEDDADVMLGQRPKNPVHNIPSTLDKQTNWSKALPLPTPEEKMKQDAQVISSCIIPINVTGVGFDREASIRCSLVHSQSVLQRRRKLRRRKTISGIPRRVQQEIDSDESPVARERNVIVHANPDFSNNVNRRSGTRDSECQTEEILIAAPSRRRIRAQRGQSVVASLSHSAGNILVLTDNGDAMFTTSVSNRVRSRSLPREGARANEVDHHNTGAKVSAYEAEHFLTSQERISAKSKDAINNPCLQEHHPIGLKCSQHLHSPDHNSNERGRSRLSRMVDSGSCDISSNSDTFGSPIHSISTAGVLLSSHMDQKDDHQSSSGNWSGSSSTCPSQTSETIPPAASPPLTGSSHCDSELSLNIVPSANEDSNIFITEHYTDQIDKIRGHRASSFTSTVADLLDDPNNSNTSDSEWNYLHHHHDTSCRQDFSPERPKTDSLGCPSFTSMATYDSFIEKTPSEKADTSSHFSVDTEGYYTSMHFDCGLKGTKSYICNYAAVGSESGQNASVASSFTNCTWQDYVNHRRHGKQSISLKKPKAKPAPPKRSSSLRKPDSSTDLPEKKEPKISSGQQHMPHTSREMKLPLEFANTPSRTENANLPSKQELPWDNQDESGLKELSYDTMDIPSFKDEGAEQSHYADLWLLNDLKSNDPYRSLSNSSTATGTTVIECIKSPESSESQTSQSGSRATTPSLPSVENEFKLASPEKLAGLASPSSGYSSQSETPTSSFPTAFFSGPLSPGGSKRKPKVPERKSSLQQTSKDGSFSLNKDLELPVIPPTHLDLSALHNVLIKPYAHRHQLHAFNNNKPNVVEEALNSNSSPALAITPSVLKSVHLRAINKPEDTKHKDNTDFLHIQAKSSMVTSISSGRIKPHGSKKQISRQYSMEEAIVSYINPSPVQITAEQLQAEDDLTLSEKNTYQKTLTSVDMGAPATKYITDQTHSVHDFLVGSTLNKTSSSCAERFPQGMGGLSSNSDRKRTTFGSEKDKRLDPVQKLQQALPAHCEKKFEPLNEGTFPSNSSSRGADISYQLKHQLSLSQCDDKVPGNISYEPEISTVDSLSDRYTEQENYTMSGIPTKSASDDKDRRAAELQGTPEEDIFKEFSPSDDSIISPLSEDSQAESEDAFVSPNKPRTTEDLFAVIHRSKRKVLGRKDSGETSSRNKSRASSSTSSVSPASSTPPAASVPPPPPSVASPVCSQRSPGLIYRNAKKSNTSNEEFKLLLLKKGSRSDSSYRMSATEILKSPVSPKSPGELLGDTLQNTDEFSQASSGVEAFTPLSPCPPRINPEGGSSKNFPTSASSRVGRSRAPPAASSSRYSVRCRLYNTPMQAISEGETENSDGSPHDDRSSQSST; the protein is encoded by the exons TTTTACAGCACCCGCTCGCCCTCCCCCACCGAGTGTTGCCACATGACCCCGTGGAGTAGAAAG TCCCACCATCCAGAGGAAGACGACGCAGATGTCATGTTAGGGCAGAGACCGAAAAATCCAGTACATAATATCCCTTCTACACTGGATAAGCAAACCAACTGGAGCAAAGCACTTCCTCTCCCAACTCCAGAGGAGAAAATGAAACAAGATGCCCAAGTGATTTCCTCTTGCATTATCCCCATCAATGTCACTG GAGTTGGTTTTGACAGAGAGGCTAGTATACGCTGCTCTCTTGTTCACTCACAATCCGTGCTACAGCGGAGACGGAAATtgagaaggaggaaaaccatctcTGGCATCCCCAGAAGAGTCCAACAAGAAATAG ATTCTGACGAATCACCAGTAGCAAGAGAACGGAATGTGATTGTGCATGCAAATCCAGACTTCTCTAATAACGTCAACAGGAGATCAGGTACCAGGGATTCTGAGTGCCAAACAGAAGAAATCCTCATTGCTGCCCCATCCCGGAGAAGAATCCGAGCTCAGAGGGGTCAAAGTGTTGTAGCCTCCCTCTCTCATTCTGCTGGCAACATATTGGTGCTCACAGACAATGGTGATGCCATGTTTACAACATCAGTAAGCAACCGCGTACGATCAAGGAGTCTCCCTCGTGAAGGTGCTAGAGCCAATGAAGTGGACCACCACAACACTGGTGCCAAAGTGTCAGCATATGAAGCAGAACACTTTTTAACAAGCCAAGAAAGAATATCTGCAAAGAGTAAAGATGCCATAAATAATCCGTGTTTGCAAGAACACCATCCCATAGGTTTAAAGTGTTCTCAGCATCTTCACAGTCCAGATCACAACTCCAATGAGAGGGGGAGATCAAGGTTATCAAGGATGGTCGATTCCGGAAGCTGTGATATCTCATCAAACTCTGACACCTTTGGAAGTCCCATTCACTCCATCTCTACTGCCGGGGTTCTTCTCAGCAGTCACATGGACCAGAAAGATGACCATCAATCATCTAGTGGGAATTGGAGTGGGAGCAGTTCAACATGTCCTTCCCAGACATCAGAAACTATTCCTCCTGCTGCTTCTCCCCCACTGACTGGTTCTTCACACTGTGATTCAGAATTATCGCTTAACATTGTTCCCAGTGCCAATGAGGACTCAAATATCTTCATAACAGAACACTATACTGATCAGATAGATAAGATTAGAGGTCACAGGGCAAGTTCTTTCACTTCCACTGTAGCAGATCTACTGGATGACCCTAATAATAGCAACACAAGTGACAGCGAATGGAATTActtgcatcatcatcatgataCATCCTGTCGTCAAGATTTCAGTCCTGAACGTCCCAAGACAGACAGCCTGGGATGTCCAAGCTTTACAAGCATGGCCACTTATGATAGTTTTATAGAGAAGACCCCGTCTGAAAAAGCAGACACTAGCTCACACTTTTCTGTTGACACTGAAGGCTACTATACCTCCATGCACTTTGACTGTGGTCTCAAGGGAACTAAAAGTTATATTTGTAACTATGCAGCTGTGGGCTCCGAGAGTGGCCAGAATGCAAGTGTTGCCTCTAGTTTTACTAACTGCACCTGGCAGGATTATGTCAATCACAGGAGGCACGGAAAACAGAGCATCTCTCTTAAGAAACCAAAGGCAAAGCCAGCCCCACCAAAACGCAGTTCATCTTTAAGGAAACCTGACAGCAGCacagatcttcctgagaagaaagAACCAAAGATAAGCAGTGGGCAGCAGCACATGCCTCATACTTCCAGGGAAATGAAGCTGCCCCTTGAGTTTGCAAATACAccttcaagaacagaaaatgctaATTTACCAAGCAAACAGGAGCTCCCTTGGGATAATCAGGATGAGAGTGGATTAAAAGAACTTTCATATGACACCATGGACATCCCAtcctttaaagatgaaggtgctGAACAATCTCACTATGCAGATCTCTGGCTTCTAAATGACTTGAAATCTAATGATCCTTATAGGTCTTTATCCAATTCTAGCACTGCTACAGGTACTACGGTCATAGAATGCATAAAGTCGCCTGAAAGTTCAGAATCGCAAACATCGCAGTCTGGATCGCGAGCCAccactccttccctcccttctgttGAGAATGAGTTTAAGTTGGCTTCCCCAGAAAAGCTGGCTGGTTTAGCTTCTCCTTCAAGTGGTTATTCCAGTCAGTCTGAAACACCAACATCATCCTTTCCTACAGCTTTCTTTTCTGGACCCCTATCCCCAGGGGGAAGTAAAAGGAAGCCAAAAGTTCCAGAAAGGAAATCCTCCTTACAACAGACTTCTAAAGATGGCAGCTTCTCTCTAAATAAAGATCTTGAACTTCCAGTTATACCTCCAACCCATCTTGACCTAAGTGCTCTTCACAACGTCCTGATTAAACCCTATGCTCACAGACATCAACTACATGCTTTTAATAACAACAAACCGAACGTGGTAGAAGAAGCACTGAACTCTAATTCTTCACCGGCCCTTGCTATTACGCCTTCAGTCCTGAAGTCTGTACATCTTCGAGCAATCAATAAGCCTGAAGACACAAAACACAAAGATAACACGGACTTCCTCCACATTCAAGCAAAATCTTCAATGGTGACTTCAATTTCTTCAGGTAGAATAAAACCACATGGAAGTAAGAAACAAATATCACGCCAGTATTCCATGGAAGAGGCCATAGTGTCCTATATTAATCCTTCTCCAGTGCAGATAACCGCAGAACAACTGCAGGCAGAAGATGATTTGACTTTAAGTGAAAAGAATACCTACCAAAAGACTCTAACCTCAGTAGATATGGGTGCTCCAGCAACTAAATATATAACAGACCAAACACATTCGGTTCATGACTTTTTAGTAGGGAGTACTTTAAATAAAACCTCCAGCAGTTGTGCTGAACGGTTTCCACAGGGCATGGGAGGACTATCCAGCAATTCTGACAGGAAGAGAACTACTTTTGGATCAGAAAAAGATAAGAGACTTGACCCTGTGCAGAAGCTTCAGCAAGCACTACCTGCACACTGTGAAAAAAAGTTTGAACCCCTCAATGAAGGTACGTTCCCGTCTAACTCCTCATCTCGGGGAGCAGACATCAGTTATCAGCTAAAGCATCAGCTCAGCCTAAGCCAATGTGATGACAAAGTGCCTGGGAATATCAGCTATGAACCGGAGATCTCAACTGTAGATTCACTCAGTGACAGATATACTGAACAAGAAAACTATACTATGTCAGGTATTCCAACCAAAAGTGCCTCAGATGACAAAGACAGGAGAGCAGCTGAGCTACAAGGGACTCCAGAAGAAGACATCTTCAAAG AATTTTCTCCAAGCGATGATTCCATAATCTCACCCTTAAGTGAAGATTCCCAAGCTGAATCAGAAGATGCTTTTGTGTCTCCAAATAAACCCCGAACAACAGAGGACCTATTTGCAGTCATTCACCG GTCAAAAAGGAAAGTACTTGGAAGAAAGGATTCTGGAGAGACTTCTTCCAGGAACAAATCGAGAGCTTCATCTAGTACTAGCAGTGTGTCTCCTGCCAGCAGCACACCCCCTGCAGCTagtgttcctcctcctcctccgagtgTTGCAAGCCCAGTGTGCAGCCAGAGATCACCTGGACTTATTTACAGGAATGCCAAAAAGTCCAATACATCAAATGAAGAATTCAAACTGCTGCTCCTGAAAAAGGGCAGCCGGTCTGATTCTAGCTATCGGATGTCAGCGACCGAAATACTGAAGAGTCCAGTTTCACCCAAATCGCCTGGAGAATTACTTGGAGATACTTTACAAAACACTGATGAGTTTTCCCAAGCCTCGTCAGGTGTCGAGGCATTCACTCCTCTCTCTCCTTGCCCCCCAAGAATAAATCCAGAAGGGGGTTCCTCCAAAAACTTTCCTACATCAGCATCATCACGGGTAGGACGGTCAAGGGCACCTCCTGCAGCCAGCAGTAGCCGATACAGCGTTCGCTGCAGATTGTACAACACCCCGATGCAAGCCATTTCGGAAGGAGAGACGGAGAATTCTGATGGGAGCCCTCACGACGATCGATCCTCTCAGAGCTCTACATAG